The Brumimicrobium sp. genomic interval GAAAAAGAAATTATTCGTTATATCCGCAACCATAAAGGTCAATCCGGTATCATTTATTGTTTATCTCGTAAGAAAGTGGAACAACTTTCAGAAGTTTTACGTGTAAACGGTATCAATGCACTAGGATATCATGCGGGAATGGATGCTAATACAAGAGCTATGCATCAAGATATGTTTTTGATGGAAGAAGCTGATGTGATTGTTGCAACTATTGCTTTTGGAATGGGAATCGATAAACCAGATGTACGTTATGTTATCCATTATGATATTCCAAAGTCTTTAGAGAGTTATTACCAAGAAACAGGTCGTGCGGGAAGAGATGGAGGTGTAGGTGAATGCATTGCTTTCTATTCATACAAAGATGTAGAAAAATTGGAAAAGTTCCTACAAGGAAAACCTGTTGCTGAGCAGGAAATTGGTCGTCAATTATTATTTGAAATTGTCTCCTATGCAGAAACTTCTATTTGCCGTAGGAAATATTTGCTTCATTATTTTGGTGAAGAATACGATGAGCATCAATGTACAGAGATGTGCGACAATTGTAAGACTCCAAAAGAAAGAACAGAAGGAAAAGAAGATGTGCTGAAACTTCTACACTCAGTTTCTGAATTGAAAGAAACGCAGCGCTCGGATTATATCTGTAACTTTCTGCATGGAGATCTTACTACAGAAATTGAATCATATAAACATGATCAATTGCCTCATTTTGCCTCTGGAACTGATAAAGAGAAAACCCATTGGAACGCCGTTGTAAGACAAACTCTTGTAGGAGGACTTATTTCTAAAGACATTGAATCTTATGGAATCTTGAAATTAACGGAGGCTGGTGCAGCATTCATGAAAAATCCGAAATCATTTACCTTAATTAAGGAACATGATTATTCTGCCAGCGAAGATGATGAGGATGTAGTGGTGTCTTCAGATATTAAAGATGCTTTTGATGAACCTCTATACCAAGCTTTACTCGATTTGAGAAAGCAATTATCTAAAGAAAAAAATATTCCACCTTTCGTTATTTTTCAAGAGGCTAGCCTGAAAGATATGTGTTTCCAATATCCTATCACAGAAGAAGAAATGACTAATATTCAGGGGGTAGGACAAGGGAAGGCAAAGAGGTATGGAGCCCCTTTTATAGCGCTTATCCAAGAATATGTTGAAGAGAATGAGATTGAAAGACCGCAAGATTTAGTGGTAAAGTCGCTGGTAAACAAATCAGGATTGAAAGTAAAACTAATTCAGAATATTGATAGAAAATTGCCATTGGAGGATATCGGAGCTTCACAAGGGAAAACACTTCAAGAAGTTATAGATGAGATAGAAGGTATTGTAAATTCGGGTACGCGGATCAATATCAATTATTATATTGATGAAATTCTAGATGAAGATACCCAAGACGAGATTTACGATTATTTCGCAGAAGCTGAAACAGATTCGATAGAAGATGCTTACAACGAATTTGACGGAGAATATTCGGAAGAAGAATTGCGATTGATGCGTATTAAGTTTATGTCAGAAATGGCTAATTAATCAAATATCCTTTTAGGTATGCAATTCTACTACCTGTTAGAGATGCAATATCTCGGATTTCGTTTTCATGGCTGGCAAACACAGCCAAATGTTAAAACTGTACAAGAAACTATCTTGAAAACACTACGTCATGTGTTGCCAGATATAAAGTCAAAGATTATTGCTTCGGGCAGAACTGATGCAAAAGTATCTGTAGAGCATACTTACATTGAACTTTTCACAGACCAAGAGATGGAAGATTTGGAAGCATTTCTGCCATTGCTTAATAAAAATCTTCCTGCTGATATCAGAGCCCTTTCCATCCAACCAACGGATGCAAATTTTAATATTATCCTTGCACCTAAAATAAAGGAATATCATTATTTTTTTGCTTTTGGAGAGAAATTCCACCCTTTTTGTGCGCCTTATATGTGCAACATTATGGATAATCTAGACATAGAACTCATGAAAGATGCAGCTAAAGCCTTTGAGGGAGAAAAGGATTTTTTCTCATACGCCTTTCGCCCCACTTCAACCACAAATACAAGGGGAGAAGTAATCTCATGTGAAATTGTAGAAAACAATTTTTTTACGGCCTCCTTCTTTCCAAAGAAAAGTTATGTTATGAAAGTAAAAGGTAAAGGATTTAAACGCAATCAGATTCGCTTGATGATGGGGATGTTATTTGACCTCGGGAGAGGAAATACCATGTGGGATGATTTCCAAAAAACTTTAGATGGTTCAAACAAGATTACATTAATTAACATCGCGCCTGCTTCCGGTTTACAATTATTTAAGGTCAATCTCTAAAACATTTTTATCTTCGTTGTCGTGGAGATATTATCAAATATGCATCAAGGCATACAGCAAACCTCAGGAATAGAATGGGTTGCTGTACTTTTAAATCTATTGTATGTACTTCTCATTGCTAAAAAAATACGCTGGGGCTGGTGGAGTGCCTTTGTCAGTAGTATTCTTTTCACATATCTGTGTATTTCTACACAATTATATATCGAGTCGGCTCTTCAACTCTTTTACGTGGCTATGGCTTTGTATGGATGGTTTATTTGGAATGAAAACTCGCGAGAAGAACGTCTTATCCGAAAATGGTCTATCCAATCCCATGTTCTGAATATTGCAATAAGCAGTTTTGTAACATTATTACTAGGATATATAATGTCAAAATTCACTGATCAAGCAAGTCCTT includes:
- the recQ gene encoding DNA helicase RecQ; translation: MPVTEVSELNQSLRKYFGYDHFRGDQEDIIKSVLDRKNTFVIMPTGGGKSMCYQLPALISEGTAIIVSPLIALMKNQVDAIRNVSDSDAIAHVLNSSLTKTEIKQVKEDITSGKTKLLYVAPESLTKQANIDFFTSVKISFFAIDEAHCISEWGHDFRPEYRRLREIFEAISDVPIIALTATATPKVQQDIQKNLNMQDAQVFKASFNRPNLYYEVRPKKDIEKEIIRYIRNHKGQSGIIYCLSRKKVEQLSEVLRVNGINALGYHAGMDANTRAMHQDMFLMEEADVIVATIAFGMGIDKPDVRYVIHYDIPKSLESYYQETGRAGRDGGVGECIAFYSYKDVEKLEKFLQGKPVAEQEIGRQLLFEIVSYAETSICRRKYLLHYFGEEYDEHQCTEMCDNCKTPKERTEGKEDVLKLLHSVSELKETQRSDYICNFLHGDLTTEIESYKHDQLPHFASGTDKEKTHWNAVVRQTLVGGLISKDIESYGILKLTEAGAAFMKNPKSFTLIKEHDYSASEDDEDVVVSSDIKDAFDEPLYQALLDLRKQLSKEKNIPPFVIFQEASLKDMCFQYPITEEEMTNIQGVGQGKAKRYGAPFIALIQEYVEENEIERPQDLVVKSLVNKSGLKVKLIQNIDRKLPLEDIGASQGKTLQEVIDEIEGIVNSGTRININYYIDEILDEDTQDEIYDYFAEAETDSIEDAYNEFDGEYSEEELRLMRIKFMSEMAN
- a CDS encoding tRNA pseudouridine(38-40) synthase TruA, producing the protein MQFYYLLEMQYLGFRFHGWQTQPNVKTVQETILKTLRHVLPDIKSKIIASGRTDAKVSVEHTYIELFTDQEMEDLEAFLPLLNKNLPADIRALSIQPTDANFNIILAPKIKEYHYFFAFGEKFHPFCAPYMCNIMDNLDIELMKDAAKAFEGEKDFFSYAFRPTSTTNTRGEVISCEIVENNFFTASFFPKKSYVMKVKGKGFKRNQIRLMMGMLFDLGRGNTMWDDFQKTLDGSNKITLINIAPASGLQLFKVNL
- the pnuC gene encoding nicotinamide riboside transporter PnuC, encoding MEILSNMHQGIQQTSGIEWVAVLLNLLYVLLIAKKIRWGWWSAFVSSILFTYLCISTQLYIESALQLFYVAMALYGWFIWNENSREERLIRKWSIQSHVLNIAISSFVTLLLGYIMSKFTDQASPYLDAFTTVFSLTATFMAAKRVLENWLYWIVIDTAAIFLYAGRELYLASLQYLIFTIIAIFAYLSWVKMYQKQVV